A part of Corynebacterium afermentans subsp. lipophilum genomic DNA contains:
- the eno gene encoding phosphopyruvate hydratase, producing the protein MADIMHIFAREILDSRGNPTVEVEALLADGSHGRAGVPSGASTGEHEAHELRDGDERYAGKGVLKAVENVNETIADELAGIEADDQRIVDTLMLELDGTDNKKKLGANALLGVSMAVAKAAADSAALPLYRYIGGPNAHVLPVPMMNILNGGAHADSGVDVQEFMIAPVGADTFTEALRMGAEVYHALKSVLKSKDLSTGLGDEGGFAPSVGSTKEALDLIVEAIEKAGYKLGDDVALALDVASSEFFEDGAYNFEGGKHSAEEMIKVYADLVEQYPIVSIEDPLDENDWDGYVTLTEQLGDKVQIVGDDFFVTNPKRLAEGIEKNAANALLVKVNQIGTLTETFDAVELAHRNGYRTMMSHRSGETEDTTIADLAVALSCGQIKTGAPARSERVAKYNRLLRIEEELGPAAEYAGRSAFPRFK; encoded by the coding sequence GGAGGTGGAGGCGCTGCTCGCGGACGGCTCCCACGGCCGCGCTGGCGTGCCGTCCGGCGCGTCCACGGGCGAGCACGAGGCGCACGAGCTTCGCGACGGTGACGAGCGCTACGCCGGCAAGGGTGTGCTGAAGGCCGTCGAGAACGTCAACGAGACCATTGCGGACGAGTTGGCGGGGATTGAGGCGGACGACCAGCGGATCGTCGATACGCTTATGCTCGAGCTCGATGGCACCGACAACAAGAAGAAGCTGGGCGCGAACGCCCTTTTGGGCGTGTCCATGGCTGTGGCGAAGGCCGCGGCGGATTCGGCTGCGCTGCCGCTGTACCGCTACATCGGCGGCCCGAACGCGCACGTGCTGCCGGTGCCGATGATGAACATCCTCAACGGCGGCGCGCATGCGGATTCGGGTGTGGACGTCCAGGAGTTCATGATCGCCCCGGTCGGCGCGGATACCTTCACGGAGGCGCTGCGCATGGGCGCTGAGGTCTACCACGCGCTCAAGAGCGTGCTGAAGTCCAAGGACCTGTCCACGGGTCTTGGCGACGAGGGCGGCTTCGCCCCGTCCGTCGGCTCCACCAAGGAGGCCCTGGACCTGATCGTGGAGGCCATTGAGAAGGCCGGCTACAAGCTTGGCGACGATGTCGCGCTCGCCCTGGACGTCGCATCCTCCGAGTTCTTCGAGGACGGCGCCTACAACTTCGAGGGCGGCAAGCACTCCGCCGAGGAGATGATCAAGGTCTACGCCGACCTGGTGGAGCAGTACCCGATCGTCTCTATCGAGGACCCGCTGGATGAAAACGACTGGGACGGCTACGTGACCCTGACCGAGCAGCTGGGCGACAAGGTGCAGATCGTCGGCGACGACTTCTTCGTCACCAACCCGAAGCGCCTGGCCGAGGGCATTGAGAAAAATGCCGCGAACGCGCTGTTGGTCAAGGTCAACCAGATTGGCACCCTGACCGAGACCTTCGACGCTGTGGAGCTGGCCCACCGCAACGGTTACCGCACCATGATGTCCCACCGCTCCGGCGAGACCGAGGACACCACCATCGCCGACCTGGCCGTGGCGCTGTCCTGCGGCCAGATCAAGACCGGTGCGCCGGCCCGCTCCGAGCGCGTGGCCAAGTACAACCGCCTTCTGCGCATCGAGGAGGAGCTCGGCCCGGCCGCCGAGTACGCGGGCCGCTCTGCGTTCCCGCGCTTCAAGTAA
- a CDS encoding type IV toxin-antitoxin system AbiEi family antitoxin domain-containing protein — translation MKQAEVLATLETVASDQWGIVTTAQAGREGVERLQLSRLAEKGDLDRARHGVYLLPSHQAGPEDEIRAAWLSLEPKKFIDERWEDEWPVVVSHESAARIHGIGRLIPPKLTFSTGGTKQTRQQGIRIYTRRELAEADIVSVNGLPVTSVTRTVGDLAEQKIERGYLADLVADALRKENVRIDDLAEKLTPAARSYGAKTGMQLVSELSAEASSVEDIVERRNRFVHGTGLTVDELYDAGTLKAFQENIVAIATYLERMSDPLEKRLKEIVEWRPNGDK, via the coding sequence ATGAAGCAAGCGGAGGTGCTGGCGACCTTGGAAACGGTCGCCTCTGACCAGTGGGGGATCGTGACTACGGCGCAGGCGGGCCGGGAGGGCGTGGAAAGGCTGCAACTGTCGCGGTTGGCAGAGAAGGGTGACCTTGATCGAGCGCGACATGGCGTGTACCTGCTGCCTTCTCACCAGGCTGGGCCCGAGGATGAAATTCGTGCTGCGTGGTTGTCGCTCGAGCCGAAGAAATTCATCGACGAGCGCTGGGAGGATGAGTGGCCCGTCGTGGTCTCTCACGAGTCTGCGGCGCGCATCCACGGCATTGGGCGTTTGATTCCGCCGAAACTCACGTTCTCAACGGGTGGCACGAAGCAGACGCGGCAGCAGGGGATCCGTATCTACACTCGCCGGGAGCTTGCAGAGGCAGACATCGTCTCAGTAAACGGTCTGCCAGTGACAAGTGTTACCAGGACGGTCGGCGACCTGGCTGAACAAAAGATCGAAAGGGGATACCTGGCCGACCTTGTTGCGGACGCTCTGCGGAAGGAAAACGTGCGTATCGACGACCTCGCCGAGAAACTGACTCCGGCCGCTCGTTCCTACGGGGCGAAAACGGGCATGCAGCTAGTCTCCGAACTCAGCGCCGAAGCGTCTTCCGTGGAAGATATCGTCGAGCGGAGAAACCGGTTCGTCCACGGCACCGGGTTGACGGTGGACGAGCTTTACGACGCGGGCACGTTGAAGGCATTCCAAGAGAACATTGTGGCAATTGCTACATACTTGGAACGCATGTCGGACCCTCTAGAAAAGCGTCTGAAAGAGATTGTGGAATGGCGTCCCAATGGTGATAAGTAG
- a CDS encoding nucleotidyl transferase AbiEii/AbiGii toxin family protein, whose protein sequence is MVISRRESKERQRKINQAIAKRAKHRGLPSDLIRYQIAFEGFLERVFQTGTDEWVLKGGASLLMRNGEGRTTTDVDLARIPRLGPLESIEAEMHEIARRPGQGSLSYRVRSVRQKRTGSDDGYRGPTYEVSLDAMMGAVVFQAFSLDLTEQRHTQEPHERVEVDPTLGKLSSERLKPFAVYATAIESQLADKICAMREEHRSGDSNRYHDLADIIAILLTQSISAEKLGSACRHEARRRGIETPTEMWAPPSWEKNYSAHAATYFGLPEAYRSFPAAMSYVSEVLDPALSGDLGESYWNPSGQCWGESAQS, encoded by the coding sequence ATGGTGATAAGTAGGCGCGAGAGCAAGGAAAGACAGAGAAAGATCAACCAAGCTATCGCGAAGAGAGCGAAGCATCGCGGTCTGCCGAGCGATTTGATTCGCTACCAGATCGCGTTTGAGGGTTTCCTGGAGCGAGTCTTTCAGACGGGAACCGATGAGTGGGTGCTCAAAGGAGGGGCGTCACTGCTGATGCGAAATGGTGAGGGACGTACGACCACCGATGTTGATTTGGCCCGCATTCCTCGGCTTGGTCCGCTTGAGAGCATCGAAGCCGAGATGCACGAGATTGCTCGACGGCCCGGACAGGGTTCTCTGAGTTACAGGGTGAGAAGTGTGCGGCAGAAGCGAACAGGTAGTGACGATGGCTACAGAGGGCCAACTTACGAAGTCTCGCTCGACGCCATGATGGGGGCCGTTGTGTTCCAGGCCTTTAGCCTGGACCTCACCGAACAGCGGCATACGCAGGAACCACATGAACGGGTAGAAGTTGATCCGACGCTGGGCAAACTCTCATCGGAGCGCCTTAAACCGTTTGCGGTTTACGCCACTGCGATTGAATCGCAGCTCGCGGACAAAATCTGCGCGATGAGGGAAGAACACCGCAGTGGGGATAGCAACCGTTACCACGACCTGGCGGACATCATCGCTATTTTGCTCACACAATCGATATCGGCGGAAAAGCTGGGAAGCGCTTGCCGGCACGAAGCGCGGCGAAGGGGAATTGAGACCCCGACGGAGATGTGGGCACCACCGTCGTGGGAGAAGAACTACTCTGCGCACGCCGCGACCTATTTCGGTTTACCCGAGGCATACCGCAGCTTCCCGGCAGCGATGTCGTATGTTTCCGAGGTGCTGGATCCGGCGCTATCCGGTGATCTCGGCGAATCTTATTGGAATCCGAGTGGGCAGTGTTGGGGCGAAAGCGCACAAAGTTGA
- the wecB gene encoding non-hydrolyzing UDP-N-acetylglucosamine 2-epimerase: protein MVSENPKVMVVYGTRPEAIKLAPVIRRLKSYDDLDVVVVSTAQHQQLLASIVERFGIHADHELPAMPAGRTLNQLLASTISGLDSILAEVEPQLALVQGDTTTAFASALAAFNRGVKVVHLEAGLRTGDIRAPFPEEANRRLISQTAELHCAPSGDAAQNLLAEGIPKEKIVITGNTVIDALYEVAEWDVEFSDDRVKDLVDQDARFVLVTAHRRENLGKLGEIAAAIDQLAETFSNVSFVVPLHANPLIKETFQQKLALKDNVFLIDALPYPEFTALLRRSWMVITDSGGVQEEAPALGIPVLLMRDKTERHEVLQSGSVRLVGTDATRIVEAATRILDDEEERASMSVVSSPYGEGRASYRVADALHNLLIANS, encoded by the coding sequence ATGGTAAGTGAAAACCCGAAGGTGATGGTGGTGTATGGGACACGGCCAGAAGCCATCAAACTTGCACCGGTCATCCGTCGGCTGAAGTCCTACGACGATTTAGATGTAGTCGTGGTGTCGACGGCGCAGCACCAGCAGTTGCTTGCGTCGATAGTCGAGAGGTTTGGCATTCACGCTGACCATGAACTTCCAGCAATGCCTGCGGGGAGGACGCTCAATCAACTTTTGGCATCGACGATTAGTGGCCTTGACTCCATCCTTGCGGAAGTCGAACCTCAACTGGCTCTCGTCCAAGGGGATACAACGACTGCCTTCGCCTCCGCATTAGCGGCGTTCAACAGGGGAGTAAAGGTGGTACACCTTGAAGCTGGGCTGCGAACCGGGGATATTCGTGCACCTTTCCCTGAAGAAGCAAACCGCCGGTTAATTAGCCAGACCGCTGAACTACACTGTGCACCGTCTGGAGATGCCGCACAGAACTTGCTTGCGGAAGGCATCCCCAAGGAAAAAATCGTTATAACGGGAAATACGGTTATCGATGCCCTCTATGAAGTTGCGGAATGGGACGTCGAATTTTCTGATGACCGCGTTAAGGACCTCGTTGATCAGGACGCCAGATTCGTCTTGGTGACGGCCCATAGAAGGGAAAATTTGGGTAAACTTGGGGAGATTGCCGCTGCAATAGACCAACTTGCCGAAACATTCAGTAACGTCTCTTTTGTGGTTCCGCTTCACGCCAACCCGCTGATCAAAGAAACGTTTCAACAAAAACTCGCCCTCAAAGATAATGTGTTTCTGATCGATGCGTTGCCCTACCCGGAATTTACAGCGCTGTTGAGACGAAGCTGGATGGTGATTACGGACTCGGGTGGGGTGCAGGAAGAAGCGCCGGCATTAGGCATCCCGGTCTTGCTTATGCGAGATAAGACTGAACGGCATGAAGTGCTCCAGTCTGGGTCTGTCCGTTTAGTAGGTACCGACGCGACCCGAATTGTCGAGGCAGCTACTCGAATTCTGGATGACGAGGAAGAGCGGGCGTCGATGTCTGTCGTTTCAAGCCCATATGGAGAAGGAAGAGCTTCCTACCGGGTTGCTGACGCTCTCCACAATTTGCTCATAGCGAATAGTTAG
- a CDS encoding DUF501 domain-containing protein, producing MHTPPSDEQLAIVAEQLGRTPRGVLAIAYTTPDNQPAVVKTAPKLDDGTPFPTLYYLTDPRLTAEASRLEVAQVMKWMENRLNADSDEGEDLRADYLAAHEHFLVERNAIEDLGTDFSGGGMPERVKCLHVLIAYALAEGPERVRFGTEAVALAAEHGDLRGTAIPADWPTLDDLGITLAEAGEGLA from the coding sequence ATGCACACTCCTCCCTCTGACGAACAACTCGCGATCGTTGCCGAGCAGCTCGGACGCACCCCGCGCGGCGTGCTCGCCATCGCGTACACCACCCCGGACAACCAGCCCGCAGTGGTGAAAACCGCGCCCAAACTCGACGACGGCACCCCTTTCCCCACCCTCTACTACCTCACAGACCCCCGCCTGACCGCCGAGGCTTCCCGCCTCGAGGTCGCCCAGGTGATGAAGTGGATGGAAAACCGCCTCAACGCCGACAGCGACGAAGGGGAAGACCTGCGTGCCGACTACCTCGCCGCTCACGAGCACTTCCTCGTCGAGCGCAACGCCATTGAGGACCTGGGCACCGACTTCTCCGGCGGCGGTATGCCGGAGCGTGTGAAGTGCCTCCACGTGCTCATCGCCTACGCGCTTGCGGAAGGCCCGGAGCGCGTCCGTTTCGGCACGGAAGCCGTGGCCCTGGCCGCCGAGCACGGCGACCTGCGTGGGACCGCCATCCCTGCCGACTGGCCCACGCTCGACGACCTCGGCATCACCCTCGCTGAAGCAGGGGAGGGGCTGGCATGA
- a CDS encoding Ppx/GppA phosphatase family protein yields the protein MTRVAAVDCGTNSIRLLIHDTDTGEVSRRNTIVRLGQGVDETGQFAPEAIERTRAALADYVEEMQRENVTRVRMVTTSATRDAANREEFFAMTRELLGQIQPNAVAEVITGEEEAALSFAGATADIDSARGPFCVIDLGGGSTEFVMEGHAISTQMGCVRITERIMRTDPPTAEETAEARKFIDEKIAEAASTVPFADAQIFVGCAGTFTTLSALAQGLESYDPERIHMSEIPFDRLRKVTADLRAKTAAQRRENPVVHPGRADVIGSGSTVVEQLIDAFEREAGATSFVVSEKDILDGIVAGLAQD from the coding sequence ATGACGCGCGTGGCTGCCGTGGACTGCGGCACAAACTCCATCCGCCTACTCATCCACGACACCGACACCGGCGAGGTCTCTCGTCGCAATACAATCGTCCGTCTTGGGCAGGGTGTCGACGAGACCGGCCAGTTCGCGCCAGAGGCTATCGAGCGCACCCGCGCGGCACTTGCCGACTATGTCGAGGAGATGCAGCGCGAAAACGTCACCCGCGTGCGCATGGTGACCACTTCCGCGACGCGCGACGCCGCCAACCGCGAGGAGTTTTTCGCCATGACCCGCGAGCTGCTCGGCCAGATCCAGCCAAATGCAGTCGCGGAGGTCATCACCGGCGAGGAGGAAGCGGCGCTGTCGTTCGCCGGCGCCACCGCGGACATCGACTCGGCCCGGGGCCCATTCTGCGTGATCGATCTCGGCGGCGGCTCGACGGAGTTTGTCATGGAGGGCCACGCCATCTCCACCCAAATGGGGTGTGTGCGCATTACCGAGCGCATCATGCGCACCGACCCGCCCACGGCGGAGGAGACCGCCGAGGCAAGAAAATTTATCGACGAGAAAATCGCCGAGGCCGCGTCCACCGTCCCTTTTGCAGATGCGCAAATATTCGTTGGCTGCGCTGGCACCTTCACCACACTCTCCGCACTAGCGCAGGGGCTGGAATCCTACGACCCCGAGCGCATCCACATGTCGGAGATCCCCTTCGACCGGCTGCGCAAGGTGACCGCGGACCTGCGCGCCAAGACCGCAGCGCAACGTCGTGAGAACCCGGTGGTCCACCCGGGCCGCGCCGACGTGATCGGTTCCGGCTCCACCGTGGTGGAGCAGCTCATAGACGCCTTCGAGCGCGAAGCCGGCGCCACCAGCTTCGTCGTCAGTGAAAAGGACATCCTCGACGGCATTGTCGCAGGCCTTGCTCAGGACTAG
- a CDS encoding glycosyltransferase family 4 protein encodes MRILVLSQYWWPENGVPQRRWSWLTNHLKDLGHEVVVVAPPPHYNRELSFRDYVNSIFDRQSVYEVGPDGEKIWRCGYLPSSKSLTYRALNQGYVAISTVITSFRQRRSDGFRPDLVIGTVPALPTAMAAYLVGCIFNRPYIIDLRDAWPDLLDYSSSWNAGTGRKSLRERVLRWGPLQLVSKLTHLSLQFCYEHSTAMILTSDYLKQRLSERMDGNGLDPKPDLATIRNVFPPRSTPEIKEAKTTGDKLRVLYAGTLGRAQQLSNAIEAVRIAKARGCAVELHLVGAGATSAALRTMIRGTELPVRIYQRLGAEEMADHYEWADTALVHLADWEPLKAAVPSKTFELIQLGIHISGAIQGETADIIRKLKAGDVVPPNDPEALAELWCELSRDRTRLAVGDGPAKALHYEESIVVPDTLRMILDKATGR; translated from the coding sequence TTGCGTATTTTGGTACTTTCACAGTATTGGTGGCCGGAAAATGGCGTGCCTCAGCGACGTTGGTCGTGGCTGACAAACCATCTAAAAGATCTCGGTCACGAAGTAGTGGTAGTTGCACCTCCCCCTCACTACAACCGAGAACTTAGCTTCAGGGACTACGTCAACTCGATCTTTGATCGACAGTCCGTTTACGAAGTTGGCCCCGATGGCGAAAAAATATGGCGCTGTGGGTATTTGCCCTCTAGTAAATCGTTAACTTACCGCGCGTTAAATCAGGGGTACGTGGCGATCAGCACAGTGATAACAAGTTTTCGGCAGCGACGGTCAGATGGCTTTAGACCGGACCTAGTCATCGGGACTGTGCCTGCGTTGCCCACCGCGATGGCAGCTTACTTAGTGGGGTGTATTTTCAATCGGCCCTACATTATTGATTTGAGAGACGCTTGGCCTGACCTACTTGATTATAGCTCGTCGTGGAATGCCGGAACAGGACGGAAATCGTTGCGTGAACGAGTGCTTCGGTGGGGGCCGCTTCAGCTTGTAAGCAAGTTGACGCACCTTTCGTTGCAGTTTTGCTATGAGCACAGCACCGCGATGATTTTGACGTCTGATTACCTTAAACAGCGGTTATCGGAGCGAATGGACGGCAACGGGTTAGATCCGAAACCCGATCTAGCGACGATTCGCAATGTATTTCCTCCGCGGTCCACTCCGGAGATAAAAGAAGCGAAGACTACTGGAGACAAACTTCGGGTTCTCTATGCGGGGACGCTTGGCCGCGCACAGCAACTATCCAATGCAATCGAAGCTGTTCGCATTGCGAAAGCTAGAGGGTGCGCCGTGGAACTGCACCTTGTGGGGGCTGGCGCCACTAGTGCGGCGCTGCGGACGATGATCAGGGGAACAGAGCTGCCTGTTCGGATTTATCAACGTCTGGGTGCTGAGGAAATGGCAGACCATTACGAGTGGGCGGATACCGCACTGGTTCATCTGGCGGACTGGGAGCCACTCAAAGCTGCTGTCCCTAGCAAAACCTTTGAGTTGATTCAGCTAGGGATTCATATTAGCGGTGCAATCCAAGGTGAAACAGCAGATATTATTCGAAAGCTAAAAGCGGGGGATGTTGTACCACCAAATGACCCCGAAGCACTGGCCGAGCTTTGGTGCGAGCTTAGCCGAGACCGTACACGTCTTGCGGTCGGGGATGGTCCTGCCAAAGCCCTTCATTACGAAGAGAGCATAGTAGTACCGGATACCTTAAGAATGATCTTGGATAAAGCTACTGGGAGGTGA
- a CDS encoding septum formation initiator family protein: protein MEDLRSRYAGRTTIREIPERISPLAYHLLIMTKRSRTRRPSTVPVASRDRENAERAARRKQRGRAIAFPKQDMASVVILIAVLILVLLAIAAPLRNFYEGRAEIARANESIARLEAQKKALEDDIAMYDDDAFLKQEARRRLGVMEEGETAWRIIDPRMTAPEAITTGKDDIPDTRTWPEVMWDSLREVPAEELLPIDDAPPAPAPEAPAPEVPAPEGPAPEVPAPEAPAPEAPAPAQ from the coding sequence GTGGAGGACCTGCGCTCCCGCTACGCCGGCCGCACCACTATCCGTGAGATCCCCGAACGTATCTCGCCTCTGGCGTATCATCTGCTGATTATGACGAAGCGCTCCCGCACCCGCCGCCCCAGCACGGTCCCCGTTGCCAGCCGCGACCGGGAAAACGCCGAGCGCGCCGCGCGCCGCAAGCAGCGCGGCAGGGCCATCGCATTCCCGAAGCAGGACATGGCGAGCGTGGTCATCCTCATCGCTGTGCTGATCCTCGTGCTGCTGGCCATCGCGGCTCCGCTGCGTAACTTCTACGAGGGCCGCGCCGAGATCGCCCGCGCCAACGAATCCATCGCCCGCCTCGAGGCCCAGAAAAAGGCACTCGAGGACGACATCGCCATGTACGACGACGACGCCTTCCTCAAACAGGAAGCCCGCCGCCGCCTCGGCGTGATGGAGGAGGGCGAGACCGCCTGGCGCATCATCGACCCCCGCATGACCGCCCCCGAGGCCATCACCACCGGCAAGGACGACATCCCCGACACCCGCACCTGGCCGGAAGTGATGTGGGATTCCCTGCGCGAGGTCCCGGCCGAGGAGCTTCTGCCTATCGACGACGCTCCGCCCGCCCCCGCCCCCGAAGCACCAGCGCCAGAAGTCCCTGCTCCGGAGGGGCCCGCACCCGAGGTGCCTGCGCCCGAAGCGCCGGCACCGGAAGCTCCCGCGCCAGCGCAGTAG
- a CDS encoding glycosyltransferase family 4 protein: MLSSLRALSAFATYIGQQVLLDPRELASKVRRKLGFRNHCHAHLTEAERLEDLGEYSLAIQKANLFVLRPLETWKNLLVRIRCRQRLAWFAAPIQQTVDNAATRSRHRKNGVLYVCGNSLPYTNSGYSKRTHALLSAIVQTGFPVAAQTRLNYPAEIGQPVFRMQNRIDGVDYFRDVAAVQPTTVTRYIRRSARGIQKRANQANPMILHTTTGFPNAVVVSRAARDTGLPWIYEMRGEIEKTWLSAPTKSGELRSEGSEHYRRWREKELEAAKRAAGVVVLSEIARDDLITRGVEPEKILVAPNAVEESVFSYGLSAQEAKQRAGVDPEKTTIGTVTSVVHYEGLETLIRALPLLPITYQALIVGDGEDLNRLKQVAKNLGVSSRVRFAGRQPQAQALQWYRALDVFVVPRKDLPVCRTVTPIKPLAALALGIPVVTSDLPALREVTGGHATYFAADNPKELASVIIDCRATGEDPSNARAWARNRTWPKNAANIVAFYQEVAGDLESESL, translated from the coding sequence ATGCTAAGTTCCCTACGTGCTTTAAGCGCCTTTGCGACATATATCGGCCAGCAGGTCTTACTGGACCCTCGTGAACTTGCTTCAAAGGTGCGTCGAAAACTGGGGTTTAGAAATCACTGTCATGCACACCTGACCGAGGCCGAACGGCTGGAGGACTTAGGCGAGTACTCTCTAGCAATTCAGAAAGCGAACCTTTTTGTATTGCGACCTCTGGAAACATGGAAGAATCTGCTAGTTCGAATTCGATGCCGGCAACGATTGGCATGGTTTGCCGCTCCGATTCAGCAGACAGTTGATAACGCTGCAACGAGGAGTCGGCACCGTAAAAATGGGGTGCTATATGTCTGTGGTAACTCACTGCCATACACGAACTCCGGCTACTCCAAGCGCACACATGCGCTTCTGAGCGCAATAGTGCAAACAGGTTTTCCAGTCGCCGCTCAAACGCGTTTGAACTATCCCGCTGAGATCGGCCAACCGGTATTTCGAATGCAGAACCGCATTGATGGGGTCGACTACTTCCGGGATGTTGCAGCTGTTCAACCTACGACTGTGACGCGATACATTCGACGCAGTGCTCGCGGAATCCAGAAACGAGCAAACCAAGCCAATCCCATGATTCTTCATACGACCACTGGTTTTCCTAACGCAGTAGTCGTATCTCGAGCTGCACGGGATACAGGTCTGCCATGGATTTACGAGATGCGGGGTGAGATCGAAAAAACCTGGCTTTCTGCTCCAACTAAGAGCGGAGAGCTTCGTTCTGAAGGATCGGAGCATTACCGGCGTTGGCGGGAAAAAGAACTCGAGGCAGCTAAGCGCGCAGCTGGGGTGGTAGTGCTGAGCGAAATCGCCCGTGACGATCTCATTACGCGAGGAGTCGAACCGGAGAAAATATTAGTTGCTCCCAACGCAGTGGAGGAATCAGTTTTCTCCTATGGGTTGTCAGCGCAGGAAGCTAAGCAACGAGCCGGGGTGGACCCGGAGAAGACAACAATCGGTACTGTCACATCGGTGGTCCACTACGAGGGTTTAGAGACTCTGATCCGCGCTCTCCCTCTGCTTCCGATCACGTACCAGGCTCTGATCGTCGGTGATGGGGAAGATCTCAACCGGTTGAAACAGGTGGCGAAAAACTTGGGTGTGTCTTCCCGCGTCCGCTTTGCGGGAAGACAGCCTCAAGCACAAGCACTTCAGTGGTACCGGGCCTTGGATGTCTTTGTTGTCCCGCGGAAGGACTTACCGGTCTGTAGAACAGTGACACCGATCAAACCGCTAGCAGCGTTAGCCTTGGGTATTCCAGTCGTCACCTCGGACCTACCGGCGCTCAGGGAGGTGACTGGTGGTCACGCAACATATTTTGCAGCGGATAACCCCAAAGAACTGGCAAGTGTCATAATAGATTGCCGAGCAACTGGCGAAGATCCTTCCAATGCGAGGGCTTGGGCCCGAAATAGGACTTGGCCGAAAAATGCAGCGAATATTGTGGCCTTCTACCAAGAGGTCGCGGGCGACTTAGAAAGCGAGTCACTGTGA